The Podarcis raffonei isolate rPodRaf1 chromosome 2, rPodRaf1.pri, whole genome shotgun sequence genome window below encodes:
- the LOC128409284 gene encoding uncharacterized protein LOC128409284: MMMFDNCKEPDLCIVYGEPIRQKPIIHKRTKGQKKAHPAHPVEEEEEHVPLFPGGSCRASWEITVQTIPGAAKEQDVCIVGEENIWQYSNTCKRKVCLQETHSVEGPVDSKGDSSVPSKTPAQTVVDATARIMMFDTSREPDLCIVYGEPIRPKPIVHKRTEGQQEAHPVEVEEDVPLFRGGSCRSPWEIMVLTVPGAAKEQDVCIVGEENICQNPNICERKACLQKTLSVERPIHSKLDSSVPSEPPAQTVVDAAKGQDIRIVYDQGVLQKPTVHIRIGFPEETQPGEDVVKPVAVGEDWKGPNESTFQAVLNATKEQDSCVGYEEMVSQKAVFQGRAPCEATA, translated from the coding sequence ATGATGATGTTTGATAATTGCAAGGAGCCAGACCTGTGCATTGTCTATGGGGAACCCATCAGGCAAAAGCCCATCATCCATAAGAGAACGAAGGGTCAGAAGAAAGCCCACCCAGCCCACCCagtcgaggaggaggaggagcatgtaCCCCTTTTTCCTGGAGGAAGTTGCAGGGCCTCCTGGGAAATCACGGTACAGACAATTCCTGGTGCTGCTAAGGAGCAGGATGTGTGCATTGTAGGTGAGGAAAACATCTGGCAGTACTccaacacctgcaagagaaaggtATGTTTGCAGGAAACCCACTCAGTAGAGGGTCCAGTTGATAGCAAAGGAGACTCCAGTGTCCCAAGTAAAACTCCAGCCCAGACTGTTGTTGATGCCACAGCCAGGATCATGATGTTTGATACTTCTAGGGAGCCAGACCTGTGCATTGTCTACGGGGAACCCATCAGGCCAAAGCCCATCGTCCATAAGAGAACTGAGGGTCAGCAGGAAGCCCACCCAGTCGAGGTGGAAGAGGATGTACCCCTTTTTCGTGGAGGAAGTTGCAGATCCCCCTGGGAAATCATGGTGCTGACAGTTCCTGGCGCTGCTAAGGAGCAGGACGTGTGCATTGTGGGTGAGGAAAACATCTGCCAGAACCCCAACATCTGTGAGAGAAAAGCGTGTTTGCAGAAAACCCTCTCAGTGGAGAGGCCCATTCACAGCAAACTAGACTCCAGTGTCCCCAGTGAACCTCCAGCCCAGACTGTTGTTGATGCTGCTAAGGGACAAGACATCCGTATTGTGTATGATCAAGGTGTCCTACAAAAGCCCACCGTCCATATCAGAATTGGGTTTCCTGAGGAAACACAACCAGGGGAGGATGTAGTAAAGCCTGTTGCTGTCGGAGAAGATTGGAAAGGCCCCAATGAATCTACTTTCCAAGCCGTTCTTAATGCCACCAAGGAACAAGACTCCTGCGTTGGGTACGAGGAAATGGTTAGTCAGAAGGCCGTTTTTCAAGGTAGAGCCCCCTGTGAAGCCACAGCTTAG
- the LOC128408808 gene encoding zinc finger protein 239-like, whose amino-acid sequence MQVTENEGERCVMLSAEPEHKEMNENVIQGTQVEERPYQCSRCGKRFKHKSNVYEHQRFHTGEAPYLCMWCGKSFKYRTSLVLHERSHTGEKPYKCEECGRSFSHKSNLVSHQVTHTKEKPYQCSECGQSFNHKSNLNVHQRTHREERPYKCSECGKCYITRSNLRKHERIHTEEKPYQCSECGQSFNQKSTLKVHQRTHTGERPYKCSECGKSYITRSNLRQHQRVHTKEKPYKCSKCGQSFDRSIDLNAHQRTHEVEKTYKCSKCNKDFTSPFDLIKHNRVHIEEGPHKCSECGESFRCSTSLMEHQRVHRGEEPDFGLSHASEPSLVEHNVTRPEKKCFVCSICSRTFGCSGSLGLHQLKHK is encoded by the coding sequence ATGCAGGTAACAGAGAATGAAGGAGAACGTTGTGTGATGTTGTCGGCAGAGCCTGAGCACAAAGAGATGAACGAGAATGTTATACAGGGAACTCAGGTGGAAGAGAGACCCTATCAATGCAGCCGATGTGGAAAACGCTTCAAACACAAGTCGAACGTTTATGAACACCAAAGATTTCACACAGGAGAGGCCCCCTATTTATGTATGTGGTGTGGGAAAAGCTTTAAGTACAGGACGTCCCTTGTTCTGCATGAAAGAagtcacacgggagagaagccctatAAATGTGAGGAATGTGGAAGAAGCTTCAGTCATAAATCAAACCTTGTCTCGCACCAAGTAACCCACACTAAAGAGAAGCCTTATCAATGCTCAGAATGCGGGCAGAGCTTCAATCACAAGTCCAACTTGAATGTACACCAGAGAACCCACAGAGAGGAGAGGCCATACAAATGCTCAGAATGTGGCAAGTGTTACATTACCCGATCCAACCTTAGGAAGCATGAAAGAATCCACACCGAAGAGAAGCCTTATCAATGCTCAGAATGTGGGCAGAGCTTCAATCAAAAGAGCACCTTGAAAGTACaccagagaacccacacaggggagaggcCATACAAATGCTCGGAATGTGGCAAGAGTTACATTACCCGATCCAACCTTAGGCAGCATCAAAGAGTCCACACGAAAGAGAAGCCTTATAAATGCTCAAAATGTGGGCAGAGCTTCGATCGTAGCATAGATCTCAACGCACACCAGAGAACCCATGAAGTGGAGAAAACATACAAATGCTCAAAATGCAACAAGGACTTTACTTCTCCGTTTGATCTCATTAAACATAACAGGGTGCACATTGAAGAAGGACCTCACAAATGCTCAGAATGCGGAGAGAGCTTCAGGTGCAGCACCTCGCTTATGGAACATCAGAGAGTTCATAGAGGAGAGGAGCCAGATTTTGGcctcagccatgcttctgaaccaAGTCTTGTTGAACATAATGTAACCCGCcctgaaaagaaatgttttgtaTGTTCCATTTGTTCCAGAACATTTGGGTGCAGCGGAAGCCTTGGGTTACATCAACTGAAGCATAAATAG